Proteins encoded within one genomic window of Tabrizicola piscis:
- the nagA gene encoding N-acetylglucosamine-6-phosphate deacetylase: protein MPQIFTGADVFDGTTLHRSATLRVVDGCIAGPGPGAEVRLNGGILAPGFLDLQVNGAGGRMVDATSTPEMLAEMCATHARLGATGILPTLITDTPEATARVIAAGITAAQRQTPGFLGLHLEGPHLDPRRKGAHDPALIRPMTESDLTQLLDAAGKLPTLMVTLAPEAATPDQIARLARAGVIVSLGHSDCSHAQASAAIAAGARCVTHLFNAMSQLAPREPGLVGAALTGPVHAGLIADGIHVAPEAIRIAMAAAPDRLFLVSDAMAAAGSDLTEFRLNGRRILRQGGRLTLEDGTLAGADLTLPRAVSVMIGLGTSTNVALAMASARPADCIGRSDSLGHLQPGRAADMVHLAADGTLLGVWQGGERRV, encoded by the coding sequence ATGCCACAGATCTTCACCGGGGCAGATGTCTTTGACGGAACCACCCTGCACCGGTCCGCCACCTTGCGCGTGGTCGATGGGTGCATCGCAGGTCCCGGCCCGGGAGCTGAGGTCCGGCTGAACGGCGGCATCCTTGCCCCCGGCTTTCTGGACCTGCAGGTGAATGGTGCAGGTGGGCGCATGGTCGATGCCACCAGCACCCCCGAGATGCTGGCAGAGATGTGCGCCACCCACGCCCGCCTTGGCGCGACCGGCATCTTGCCGACGCTGATCACCGACACGCCCGAAGCGACGGCCCGCGTCATTGCCGCCGGGATCACTGCGGCGCAACGGCAGACCCCCGGCTTTCTTGGCCTGCATCTGGAAGGGCCGCATCTCGACCCACGGCGCAAGGGTGCGCATGATCCGGCGTTGATCCGTCCGATGACAGAGTCCGACCTGACGCAATTGCTGGATGCTGCAGGAAAGCTGCCCACCCTTATGGTCACACTTGCGCCTGAGGCAGCAACGCCCGACCAGATCGCCCGGTTGGCCCGCGCCGGGGTGATCGTCAGCCTTGGGCACAGCGATTGCAGCCACGCCCAAGCAAGTGCCGCCATCGCCGCTGGCGCCCGCTGCGTGACGCATCTCTTCAACGCGATGAGCCAGCTTGCCCCCCGTGAACCCGGCCTTGTCGGTGCGGCACTGACCGGTCCGGTTCACGCCGGGCTGATCGCGGATGGCATCCATGTCGCACCCGAAGCCATCCGGATCGCGATGGCCGCAGCGCCCGACCGGCTGTTCCTTGTCTCGGACGCAATGGCCGCGGCTGGTAGCGACCTGACCGAGTTTCGCCTGAACGGCAGGCGCATCCTGCGGCAAGGTGGACGGCTGACCCTGGAAGACGGCACTCTGGCAGGGGCCGACCTGACCCTGCCCCGCGCCGTATCCGTGATGATCGGCCTTGGCACCTCCACCAATGTGGCGCTTGCCATGGCCAGCGCCCGCCCGGCGGACTGTATCGGACGGTCAGACAGCCTTGGGCACCTCCAACCGGGCCGGGCCGCCGACATGGTGCATCTGGCGGCTGACGGCACCCTGCTTGGCGTCTGGCAGGGCGGAGAGCGCCGCGTTTAG
- a CDS encoding flagellar motor protein MotB, with protein MAAQGNAPVIIKRKKVVQGGGHHGGAWKVAYADFVTAMMAFFLLMWLLNATTEKQRKGISDYFNPTIPVNRISGGGDGAFGGDSVFSEDTMANSGTGALDRKTSAAASGQAGAEPGHGTAGEGRAQSELEDVEKALIARGGESNTMERLLRHVVTRVTDEGLVIEIFDLPDAPLFAAETAEALPVTLAIIDLLAEVLNLTSNEIAVSGFLRSHPVTLIDNPVWALSTQRAQVTRGLLESAGLDAGRMQRISGFADRKPAVAVPTAIRNNRIEVTLLRRDR; from the coding sequence ATGGCAGCGCAAGGCAACGCGCCAGTCATCATCAAGCGAAAGAAGGTCGTTCAGGGCGGCGGTCACCACGGCGGGGCCTGGAAAGTGGCATACGCCGACTTTGTGACCGCCATGATGGCCTTCTTTCTGTTGATGTGGCTGCTGAACGCGACAACGGAAAAGCAACGCAAGGGGATTTCGGATTACTTCAATCCGACGATCCCGGTGAACCGCATTTCGGGCGGGGGTGACGGTGCCTTTGGCGGCGACAGTGTGTTTTCCGAAGACACCATGGCGAATTCCGGTACGGGCGCGCTGGACAGGAAGACGTCGGCCGCCGCCAGTGGTCAGGCCGGGGCAGAGCCGGGCCATGGGACGGCAGGCGAAGGTCGGGCACAGTCTGAACTTGAAGATGTCGAAAAGGCTCTGATCGCCCGGGGCGGCGAAAGCAACACGATGGAACGCCTGTTGCGCCATGTCGTCACCCGCGTCACTGATGAGGGGTTGGTGATCGAGATTTTCGATCTGCCCGACGCGCCCCTGTTCGCTGCCGAAACGGCCGAAGCTTTGCCCGTCACCCTTGCAATTATTGACCTTCTTGCCGAGGTGCTGAACCTTACCAGCAACGAAATCGCCGTCAGCGGCTTTCTGCGATCGCATCCGGTGACGTTGATCGACAATCCGGTCTGGGCCTTGTCCACCCAACGCGCGCAAGTTACCCGCGGCTTGCTGGAAAGCGCCGGGCTGGATGCTGGGCGAATGCAACGGATTTCAGGTTTTGCAGACCGAAAACCTGCCGTGGCAGTGCCCACAGCCATCCGGAACAACCGGATCGAGGTGACCTTGCTCCGCCGCGACCGCTGA
- a CDS encoding flagellar hook protein FlgE: MTISSSLSAGVAGLNANATRLAAISDNIANSGTYGYKRVQTEFASLVITGSSGSGSYSAGGVRASTTRLIDERGDLVGTSNALDLAIAGRGMLPVAQQVALEDGNAPLLMTRTGSFRPDPDGVLKTDSGLVLMGWAANPDGTIPPAPRDSISGMVPIVVNTNQMVANPTSQIGLGVNLPATYTVAGSTADVPPLSVEYFGNLGTSEALEVTFEPIVPATGASNQWTMEIRDSASGGALIGEYTLTFDDTSGAGGTLASVAVVSGGAYDPVAGTVSLAVAGGPMTVTIGSPGGSSGSPGEPNGITQLSDTFVPLAITKNGSPVGTLTKVEIDQSGYVNATYDTGLTRRLYQVPLVDVPNPNGLLSLNNQTYQVSPNSGAFLLWDAGSGPTGTIEGFSRESSKTDVAAELTNLIQTQRAYSSNAKVIQTVDEMLQETTNIKR, translated from the coding sequence ATGACGATCTCTTCCTCGCTTAGCGCCGGCGTGGCCGGTCTGAACGCAAACGCAACGCGGCTTGCGGCAATCTCGGACAACATCGCGAACTCGGGAACCTATGGCTACAAACGTGTGCAGACCGAATTTGCCAGTCTGGTGATCACCGGATCAAGCGGGTCCGGGTCCTATTCCGCAGGCGGCGTTCGCGCGTCGACAACACGGTTGATTGACGAACGGGGCGATCTTGTCGGCACCTCGAACGCGCTGGACCTTGCGATTGCCGGGCGGGGAATGCTGCCCGTCGCGCAGCAAGTTGCGCTGGAAGATGGCAACGCCCCCTTGCTGATGACCCGCACCGGCAGCTTCCGACCCGATCCTGACGGCGTTCTGAAGACCGACTCTGGCCTTGTGCTGATGGGATGGGCTGCCAATCCGGATGGGACAATCCCGCCTGCCCCGCGCGACAGCATCTCGGGCATGGTGCCGATCGTGGTCAACACCAATCAGATGGTCGCCAATCCGACCAGTCAGATCGGCCTGGGGGTCAATCTGCCCGCCACCTACACTGTTGCGGGGTCAACAGCCGATGTTCCACCGCTGTCCGTGGAATACTTCGGCAATCTGGGCACGTCGGAAGCGCTTGAAGTTACTTTCGAGCCGATTGTGCCCGCCACCGGCGCCTCGAACCAATGGACGATGGAGATCCGTGATTCCGCATCTGGCGGCGCGCTGATCGGCGAATACACCCTGACCTTTGACGATACCAGCGGCGCGGGCGGTACGCTTGCCTCGGTCGCTGTCGTTTCCGGCGGTGCTTACGACCCGGTCGCTGGCACGGTGTCCCTGGCGGTGGCAGGCGGCCCGATGACAGTCACGATCGGAAGCCCGGGGGGATCAAGCGGAAGCCCGGGGGAACCAAACGGCATCACCCAGCTGTCTGATACTTTCGTCCCGCTGGCCATCACCAAGAACGGCTCGCCCGTCGGCACCCTGACCAAGGTGGAGATTGACCAGTCCGGCTATGTGAACGCCACATACGATACCGGCCTGACCCGGCGTCTGTATCAGGTGCCACTGGTCGACGTGCCGAACCCGAACGGCCTTCTGTCGCTGAACAACCAGACCTATCAGGTCTCGCCCAACTCGGGTGCGTTCCTGTTGTGGGACGCGGGGTCAGGCCCCACCGGCACGATCGAAGGCTTCTCACGCGAAAGCTCGAAGACCGATGTCGCGGCAGAGCTGACCAACCTGATCCAGACCCAGCGCGCTTATTCCTCCAATGCCAAGGTCATCCAGACGGTCGACGAAATGCTGCAGGAAACCACCAATATCAAACGGTAA
- the flgK gene encoding flagellar hook-associated protein FlgK has product MSITAALGSALTGLSATSRQAEILSSNVANATTPGYARREVGLRAAILTDRGQGVAITGITRDVDRQLLAERRLAQAADGDRTVRADFLASVERAVGTPDSAGSLAARVDSLDQALIAAAGRPESEARLATVANAARSLISGLASATDDIQDARTSADRQIAAQVGTLNSTLAQLERLNDSLLAFTGAGRDVSALLDERQRLVDTLSSIVPIREVPRDMNQIALYTTGGAPLLDGKPSVFAFTPTLLITPQMTQASGGLSGLTINDYPYDTAGTGSPILGGTLAAQFAVRDDLAVSAQGKLDAVARDLVERFSAPGLDATLGPGAPGLFTDSGAAFLPSDEIGLAGRLKMNAAADPTQGGALFRLRDGLGAATAGPPGNGAFLNSLHQALTVEKPLASTGFIAGSRDFATLTADILADTATLRLSAQSEQSFASGRLTALTDVEAQNGIDTDQEMQQLLIIEKNYSANARVIQTVSDMIDTLLRLGA; this is encoded by the coding sequence ATGAGCATCACAGCAGCCCTCGGCTCGGCACTGACCGGCCTCTCAGCCACTTCGCGCCAGGCGGAAATCCTGTCATCGAACGTGGCCAACGCGACCACACCCGGCTACGCCCGGCGGGAGGTGGGCCTGCGCGCCGCCATTCTGACTGACAGAGGTCAAGGTGTGGCCATCACCGGCATCACCCGCGACGTGGACCGCCAGCTTCTCGCCGAACGCCGCCTTGCGCAGGCTGCCGACGGTGACCGCACGGTCCGGGCCGATTTTCTGGCCAGCGTCGAACGCGCTGTCGGCACACCCGACAGCGCCGGATCACTGGCCGCACGTGTTGACAGTCTTGACCAGGCGTTGATCGCCGCCGCTGGCCGCCCGGAATCTGAAGCGCGGCTTGCAACCGTCGCGAACGCTGCCCGCAGCCTGATCTCCGGCCTTGCCAGCGCCACCGATGACATCCAGGACGCCCGCACCTCCGCCGACCGCCAGATTGCCGCGCAGGTAGGCACCCTGAACAGCACTCTCGCCCAACTGGAGCGGCTGAACGATTCGCTTCTTGCCTTCACCGGCGCGGGACGTGACGTCTCGGCTTTGCTGGACGAACGCCAGCGACTGGTCGACACGCTCTCCAGCATCGTGCCGATCCGGGAAGTTCCGCGCGACATGAACCAGATCGCGCTCTACACGACTGGCGGCGCACCGTTGCTGGATGGCAAACCGTCCGTGTTTGCCTTCACACCCACCCTCTTGATCACACCCCAGATGACCCAGGCGTCAGGTGGTCTGTCTGGTCTCACGATCAACGACTATCCCTATGACACCGCAGGTACCGGCAGCCCCATCCTTGGCGGCACTTTGGCCGCGCAATTTGCCGTCCGCGATGACCTGGCAGTTTCCGCCCAAGGCAAGCTTGATGCCGTAGCCCGCGACCTGGTGGAGCGGTTTTCGGCCCCCGGTCTTGACGCCACTCTTGGCCCCGGTGCGCCCGGGCTTTTCACCGACAGTGGTGCCGCCTTTCTGCCCTCCGATGAAATCGGCCTTGCCGGGCGTCTGAAAATGAACGCCGCCGCCGATCCCACGCAAGGCGGCGCTCTCTTCCGGCTGCGGGATGGCCTTGGCGCTGCCACCGCAGGGCCACCCGGCAATGGCGCCTTCCTGAATTCGCTTCATCAAGCGCTGACGGTCGAAAAGCCGCTGGCCTCGACCGGTTTCATCGCCGGCAGTCGCGATTTTGCCACCCTGACGGCGGACATCCTTGCCGATACCGCGACGTTGCGGCTTTCGGCGCAGTCGGAACAATCCTTCGCCTCGGGCCGCTTGACTGCGCTGACAGATGTCGAGGCGCAGAACGGCATCGATACAGATCAAGAGATGCAGCAGCTTTTGATCATCGAAAAGAACTATTCCGCCAACGCACGAGTCATCCAGACGGTAAGCGATATGATCGATACTCTGCTCCGGTTGGGCGCATGA